One part of the Streptomyces nigra genome encodes these proteins:
- a CDS encoding amidase, with the protein MTPDRAAGLVESARALAEGEVTSQALVADALARIEATQGSLNAFRVVRAEAALAEARAADERLASGERLPLLGVPVAVKDDMDVAGEPTAFGCRGEFPPVAEDGEAVRRLRAAGAVIVGKTNTCELGQWPFTEGPAFGATRNPWDPEHTPGGSSGGSAAAVAAGLVPAALGSDGAGSVRIPASWTHLIGIKPQRGRISTWPRGESFKGITVNGTLARTVADAALLLDAAAGNHPGDPHRPPAVDASAAAGRDPGRLRIALSLKPPFTAVPARLLPEVRAMVVELAARLAELGHHVEEADPPYGRIGLTFVPRATAGIAEWAADVPSPALLDPRTRSAVRLGRLLGGPPLRAARRAEAVLHRRIGRFYETYDVVLAPTTAAPPPRIGALAGLGGFATDRAMIAACPYAWPWNVLGWPGVNIPAGFVGGLPVGGQLLGPAHSEPLLISLAAQLESELRWHELWPPQRGETAPVATG; encoded by the coding sequence ATGACGCCCGACCGTGCCGCAGGTCTCGTGGAGTCCGCCCGCGCGCTGGCCGAGGGGGAGGTGACCTCGCAGGCTCTGGTCGCCGACGCGCTGGCGCGTATCGAGGCCACGCAGGGGTCCCTCAACGCGTTCCGGGTGGTCCGGGCCGAGGCCGCCCTCGCCGAGGCGCGGGCGGCGGACGAGCGGCTGGCGTCCGGTGAGCGGCTGCCGCTGCTCGGAGTGCCGGTCGCGGTGAAGGACGACATGGACGTGGCGGGCGAGCCGACCGCGTTCGGCTGCCGAGGGGAGTTCCCGCCGGTCGCCGAGGACGGTGAGGCGGTACGGCGGCTGCGCGCGGCCGGGGCCGTGATCGTCGGCAAGACCAACACCTGTGAGCTGGGGCAGTGGCCGTTCACGGAGGGGCCCGCCTTCGGGGCGACCCGCAACCCCTGGGACCCGGAGCACACCCCGGGCGGCTCGTCCGGCGGCTCGGCGGCGGCGGTCGCGGCCGGTCTGGTGCCGGCGGCGCTGGGCTCGGACGGCGCGGGCTCGGTCCGCATCCCGGCCTCCTGGACGCATCTCATCGGCATCAAGCCCCAGCGCGGGCGCATCTCGACCTGGCCGCGCGGCGAGTCCTTCAAGGGCATCACCGTCAACGGCACCCTCGCCCGGACGGTCGCCGACGCGGCCCTGCTGCTGGACGCGGCCGCGGGCAACCACCCGGGCGACCCGCACCGGCCGCCCGCCGTCGACGCCTCGGCGGCCGCCGGCCGCGACCCGGGACGGCTGCGCATCGCGCTCTCCCTCAAGCCGCCGTTCACCGCCGTGCCCGCTCGGCTGCTGCCCGAGGTGCGGGCGATGGTCGTCGAACTGGCTGCCCGGCTCGCCGAGTTGGGCCATCACGTCGAGGAGGCCGACCCGCCGTACGGCAGGATCGGGCTGACGTTCGTGCCGCGTGCCACGGCGGGCATCGCCGAGTGGGCGGCCGACGTGCCCTCCCCCGCGCTCCTCGACCCGCGCACCCGGAGCGCGGTCCGGCTGGGCCGGCTCCTCGGCGGGCCCCCGCTGCGGGCGGCCCGGCGCGCCGAGGCGGTCCTGCACCGCCGGATCGGCCGGTTCTACGAGACGTACGACGTCGTGCTCGCGCCGACCACCGCCGCTCCCCCGCCCCGGATCGGCGCGCTCGCCGGGCTCGGCGGCTTCGCCACCGACCGGGCCATGATCGCGGCCTGCCCGTACGCGTGGCCGTGGAACGTGCTGGGCTGGCCCGGCGTCAACATCCCGGCCGGATTCGTGGGCGGCCTGCCCGTCGGCGGCCAGCTCCTCGGTCCCGCGCACAGCGAGCCGCTGCTCATCTCCCTCGCCGCGCAACTGGAGTCGGAGCTGCGCTGGCACGAACTGTGGCCCCCGCAGCGGGGCGAGACGGCCCCGGTCGCGACCGGCTGA
- a CDS encoding RNA polymerase sigma-70 factor — MRDRDDSGPLDRAADDRDSLEHAMKDFVAARPQLFGIAYRMLGSAADAEDILQETWLRWQRADRSGIREPAAFLTTVTTRLAINSTQSARKRRETYVGPWLPEPVDTRADPQLGAERAEAVDLAVLLLLEKLNPRERAAYVLREAFDYPYERIAEILETGEPHTRQLVSRARKHLKAARREPVSDSAHRRLLETFLEAARTGTLTALEELLAEDVVSYADGGGMRGASRVPVAGRERVARYLAAFAPRFWPRSRVRWVEANGRPAVLVWREGHPVALLCADVSDRGIERLMWVMNPSKLAPYVAAVAA, encoded by the coding sequence ATGCGCGACCGGGACGACAGCGGACCCCTCGACCGCGCCGCGGACGACCGGGACTCGCTCGAGCACGCGATGAAGGACTTCGTCGCGGCCCGCCCCCAGCTCTTCGGCATCGCCTACCGCATGCTCGGCAGCGCGGCGGACGCCGAGGACATCCTCCAGGAGACCTGGCTGCGGTGGCAGCGCGCCGACCGCTCCGGCATCCGGGAACCCGCCGCGTTCCTGACGACGGTCACCACCCGGCTGGCCATCAACTCCACGCAGTCCGCCCGGAAGCGGCGTGAGACGTATGTGGGGCCGTGGCTTCCGGAGCCGGTCGACACGCGTGCCGATCCGCAGCTGGGCGCGGAGCGGGCCGAGGCGGTCGATCTGGCCGTCCTGCTCCTGCTGGAGAAGCTCAACCCGCGCGAACGGGCCGCCTATGTGCTCCGGGAGGCCTTCGACTACCCGTACGAGCGGATCGCGGAGATCCTGGAGACGGGCGAGCCCCACACCCGTCAACTGGTCAGCCGCGCCCGGAAGCATCTGAAGGCGGCACGCCGGGAGCCGGTGAGCGACAGCGCGCACCGGCGCCTGCTGGAGACGTTCCTGGAGGCGGCGCGCACCGGCACGCTCACCGCGCTGGAGGAGCTGCTCGCCGAGGACGTCGTCAGCTACGCCGACGGCGGCGGGATGCGCGGGGCGTCCAGGGTGCCGGTCGCCGGGCGGGAGCGGGTCGCCCGGTACCTCGCCGCGTTCGCCCCGCGGTTCTGGCCGCGGTCGCGGGTGCGCTGGGTCGAGGCGAACGGCAGGCCGGCGGTGCTGGTGTGGCGCGAGGGCCACCCGGTGGCGCTGCTCTGCGCGGATGTCTCTGACCGTGGCATCGAGCGGCTGATGTGGGTGATGAACCCGTCGAAGCTGGCGCCCTATGTGGCCGCGGTCGCCGCCTGA
- a CDS encoding carboxymuconolactone decarboxylase family protein, translating into MEPRLDFFGSPLAGKVLRHVNSAGKAISDSSLPGTVQELVKIRASQINGCGFCTDMHTKDAAHAGETAQRLHLVAAWREATVFTDAERAALELAEQGTRIADASGGVTDEAWARAAKHFDEEQLLALISLIALINAYNRVNVINRQPAGDYQPGQFG; encoded by the coding sequence GTGGAACCGCGTCTCGACTTCTTCGGCAGCCCTCTGGCCGGCAAGGTGCTCCGGCACGTCAACTCCGCGGGCAAGGCGATCTCGGACTCGTCGCTGCCCGGCACCGTCCAGGAGCTGGTGAAGATCCGCGCCAGCCAGATCAACGGCTGCGGCTTCTGCACCGACATGCACACCAAAGACGCCGCGCACGCCGGCGAGACCGCCCAGCGCCTCCACCTGGTCGCGGCCTGGCGCGAGGCCACGGTCTTCACGGACGCCGAGCGCGCCGCCCTCGAACTGGCGGAGCAGGGCACCCGGATCGCCGACGCGTCCGGCGGTGTCACCGACGAGGCGTGGGCCCGGGCCGCCAAGCACTTCGACGAGGAGCAACTCCTCGCGCTGATCTCGCTGATCGCCCTCATCAACGCCTACAACCGCGTCAACGTCATCAACCGGCAGCCCGCCGGGGACTACCAGCCGGGCCAGTTCGGCTGA